A stretch of Cucumis sativus cultivar 9930 chromosome 2, Cucumber_9930_V3, whole genome shotgun sequence DNA encodes these proteins:
- the LOC116402114 gene encoding E3 ubiquitin-protein ligase UPL6-like isoform X1, producing the protein MSALSEVDLRGSIRVSFVNEFGVEEAGIDGGGIFKDVMENITRAAFDVQYGLFKQIADHLLYPNPGSGMIHEQHLQFFHFLEVLLAKVMFEGILVDILFATFFLSKLKQKYDSKVLIF; encoded by the exons ATGAGTGCATTGTCTGAAGTTGATCTTCGAGGATCG ATACGTGtgtcttttgttaatgaatttggAGTTGAGGAGGCAGGAATTGATGGTGgtggtatttttaaagatgtcaTGGAGAACATTACACGGGCAGCCTTTGACGTGCAGTATGGTTTATTTAAG CAAATTGCTGACCATTTGCTCTACCCCAATCCTGGTTCGGGAATGATACATGAGCAACATCTccagtttttccatttcctcgaAGTTCTTTTGGCAAAG GTCATGTTTGAAGGAAttcttgttgatatactttttgcaacattcttcttgagcaagttaaaacagaa ATACGACAGCAAAGTTCTCATTTTTTGA
- the LOC116402114 gene encoding E3 ubiquitin-protein ligase UPL6-like isoform X2, producing the protein MSALSEVDLRGSIRVSFVNEFGVEEAGIDGGGIFKDVMENITRAAFDVQYGLFKQIADHLLYPNPGSGMIHEQHLQFFHFLEVLLAKVMFEGILVDILFATFFLSKLKQKNT; encoded by the exons ATGAGTGCATTGTCTGAAGTTGATCTTCGAGGATCG ATACGTGtgtcttttgttaatgaatttggAGTTGAGGAGGCAGGAATTGATGGTGgtggtatttttaaagatgtcaTGGAGAACATTACACGGGCAGCCTTTGACGTGCAGTATGGTTTATTTAAG CAAATTGCTGACCATTTGCTCTACCCCAATCCTGGTTCGGGAATGATACATGAGCAACATCTccagtttttccatttcctcgaAGTTCTTTTGGCAAAG GTCATGTTTGAAGGAAttcttgttgatatactttttgcaacattcttcttgagcaagttaaaacagaa aaacacataa
- the LOC116402114 gene encoding E3 ubiquitin-protein ligase UPL6-like isoform X3, whose translation MSALSEVDLRGSIRVSFVNEFGVEEAGIDGGGIFKDVMENITRAAFDVQYGLFKQIADHLLYPNPGSGMIHEQHLQFFHFLEVLLAKVMFEGILVDILFATFFLSKLKQKSE comes from the exons ATGAGTGCATTGTCTGAAGTTGATCTTCGAGGATCG ATACGTGtgtcttttgttaatgaatttggAGTTGAGGAGGCAGGAATTGATGGTGgtggtatttttaaagatgtcaTGGAGAACATTACACGGGCAGCCTTTGACGTGCAGTATGGTTTATTTAAG CAAATTGCTGACCATTTGCTCTACCCCAATCCTGGTTCGGGAATGATACATGAGCAACATCTccagtttttccatttcctcgaAGTTCTTTTGGCAAAG GTCATGTTTGAAGGAAttcttgttgatatactttttgcaacattcttcttgagcaagttaaaacagaa ATCGGAATGA